The following coding sequences lie in one Acidobacteriota bacterium genomic window:
- a CDS encoding sugar phosphate isomerase/epimerase: MRLKLVKSLWGMDGALSEKIRRIAESGYVAVEAQVPAEDQLPEFVSLLRERNLEFVAMVITDGATPQDHFTSFRVKIEIARRLEPLQITVHGGKDWWPFELQKEFFAEALEIERRIGLPVNHETHRGRPMFTPSATARLLREFPELYINADFSHFANVCESLLEDQREDMALCISRARHLHGRIGHEEGPQVNDPRAPEWAAQVAAHFAWWEEIIRTRMNAGAEYFTFNPEFGPPNYMPTLPHTRQPVTDLWEVCLWMANRFGKRFRELVEAG, translated from the coding sequence ATGAGGCTCAAACTCGTCAAAAGTCTGTGGGGAATGGACGGCGCTCTGTCGGAAAAAATCCGCCGCATCGCCGAATCAGGATACGTCGCGGTCGAAGCGCAAGTGCCCGCTGAAGATCAATTGCCGGAATTTGTCAGTTTGCTGCGCGAACGTAATCTGGAATTCGTGGCGATGGTGATTACGGATGGCGCGACTCCGCAAGATCACTTCACTTCATTTCGCGTGAAGATCGAAATTGCGCGCAGGTTGGAGCCGCTGCAAATCACCGTGCACGGCGGAAAAGATTGGTGGCCGTTTGAATTGCAGAAAGAATTTTTCGCCGAAGCTTTGGAAATCGAACGGCGAATTGGCTTGCCGGTTAATCACGAAACACATCGCGGGCGGCCAATGTTTACGCCGTCGGCAACGGCTCGGTTGTTGCGCGAATTTCCGGAATTGTACATCAACGCAGATTTCAGCCATTTCGCCAACGTTTGCGAAAGCCTGTTGGAAGATCAGCGCGAAGATATGGCTCTTTGCATATCCCGCGCCAGGCATTTGCATGGACGCATCGGCCACGAAGAAGGGCCGCAAGTGAACGATCCGCGCGCGCCGGAATGGGCTGCGCAGGTTGCCGCGCATTTTGCATGGTGGGAGGAAATCATTCGCACGCGAATGAACGCCGGAGCCGAATACTTCACCTTCAACCCGGAATTCGGCCCGCCGAATTACATGCCGACGTTACCGCACACGCGCCAGCCGGTGACGGATTTGTGGGAGGTGTGTTTGTGGATGGCTAATCGGTTCGGGAAGCGATTCCGCGAACTTGTAGAGGCGGGTTGA